The following are encoded in a window of Sphaerisporangium siamense genomic DNA:
- the cbiE gene encoding precorrin-6y C5,15-methyltransferase (decarboxylating) subunit CbiE → MSRAVVVVGIGADGWGGLAEQARREIRAADVLMGGARQLALVPDTGAERVTWPSPMLPAAFRLIAEREGKAVCVLASGDPMLYGVGGTLVRTLGPGRVRVLPHPSAVSLACARMGWPVEDTPVVSLVGRPAELLNRALRPSARVLVLSAGAATPGEVARLLAAQGYGRSLMTVLERLGAPEERLVEGLAATWDAAVDPLNVIALECRADPGVTAPPCVPGLPDEAFEHDGQLTKREVRAVTLSRLAPRPGETLWDVGAGAGSVAVEWMRAHPSCTAIAVESRADRAERIGRNARALGVPGLRVVHGTAPEALEGLDPPDAVFVGGGSTAPGVLATCWDALAPGGRLVVNAVTVESEAVLASWHARLGGDLLRLAVHRAGPVGGFTAWRPAMPVTIWTAVRP, encoded by the coding sequence GTGAGTCGGGCTGTGGTCGTGGTCGGGATCGGTGCGGACGGGTGGGGTGGGCTCGCGGAGCAGGCGCGTCGGGAGATCCGCGCGGCGGACGTTCTCATGGGCGGTGCCCGGCAGCTCGCCCTGGTCCCGGACACCGGCGCGGAGCGCGTGACATGGCCCTCCCCGATGCTCCCCGCCGCCTTCCGCCTCATCGCCGAACGCGAGGGCAAGGCGGTGTGCGTGCTGGCCAGCGGCGACCCGATGCTGTACGGCGTCGGCGGGACGCTGGTGCGGACACTCGGACCCGGGCGCGTGCGCGTGCTGCCGCACCCGTCCGCGGTGTCGCTGGCCTGCGCCCGCATGGGATGGCCGGTCGAGGACACGCCGGTCGTCAGCCTGGTCGGCCGTCCCGCCGAACTGCTGAACCGCGCGCTGCGCCCGTCCGCCCGCGTGCTCGTCCTGAGCGCCGGCGCCGCCACCCCCGGCGAGGTGGCCCGCCTCCTCGCCGCCCAGGGGTACGGCCGCAGCCTGATGACCGTGCTCGAACGGCTCGGCGCGCCCGAGGAACGCCTGGTCGAGGGCCTGGCCGCGACGTGGGACGCCGCCGTGGACCCGCTGAACGTCATCGCTCTCGAATGCCGGGCCGACCCGGGGGTGACCGCGCCGCCGTGCGTGCCCGGCCTGCCCGACGAGGCGTTCGAGCACGACGGCCAGCTCACCAAGCGGGAGGTGCGCGCGGTGACGCTGTCCCGGCTCGCCCCCCGGCCCGGGGAGACGCTGTGGGACGTGGGCGCGGGCGCGGGCAGCGTCGCCGTCGAGTGGATGCGCGCCCACCCCTCCTGTACGGCGATCGCCGTCGAGTCCCGCGCCGACCGGGCCGAGCGGATCGGGCGCAACGCCCGCGCGCTCGGCGTCCCCGGCCTGCGGGTCGTGCACGGCACGGCCCCCGAGGCGCTGGAAGGGCTGGACCCGCCGGACGCGGTGTTCGTGGGTGGCGGGAGCACGGCGCCGGGCGTCCTTGCCACCTGCTGGGACGCGCTCGCGCCCGGAGGCAGGCTCGTCGTCAACGCGGTCACCGTGGAGTCGGAGGCCGTCCTCGCCTCCTGGCACGCCCGCCTCGGCGGCGACCTGCTCCGCCTGGCCGTCCACCGCGCGGGCCCGGTCGGCGGCTTCACCGCCTGGCGTCCCGCGATGCCCGTGACCATATGGACGGCGGTCCGGCCGTGA
- the cobM gene encoding precorrin-4 C(11)-methyltransferase produces the protein MRELGGVVVTVHFIGAGPGAADLITVRGRDLIASSPVCLYAGSLVPKELLDHAPPRARLVDTARLNLDEIVAEMLAAHADGLDVARLHSGDPSIYSAMAEQMRRLDAAGVPYDVTPGVPAFAAAAASLRRELTVPGVGQTVVLTRTSARATPMPPGEDLPALGRSRATMVLHLAVQRVDAVVEELIPNYGADCPVAVVARASRDDEVILRGTLADIAGQVKEAGVRRTAVIVVGGVLTASEFVDSHLYSAARDRGEHP, from the coding sequence ATGCGAGAACTGGGAGGCGTCGTCGTGACGGTCCACTTCATCGGGGCGGGGCCGGGCGCGGCCGATCTCATCACCGTGCGCGGGCGCGACCTGATCGCCTCCTCGCCGGTGTGCTTGTACGCCGGGTCGCTGGTGCCCAAGGAACTGCTCGACCACGCGCCGCCGCGCGCCCGGCTCGTGGACACCGCGCGGCTGAACCTCGACGAGATCGTGGCCGAGATGCTCGCCGCGCACGCCGACGGGCTGGACGTGGCGCGGCTGCACTCCGGCGACCCTTCCATTTACAGCGCGATGGCCGAGCAGATGCGCAGGCTGGACGCGGCCGGGGTGCCGTACGACGTGACGCCCGGCGTCCCGGCCTTCGCCGCGGCGGCCGCCTCGCTGCGCCGGGAGCTGACCGTGCCCGGGGTCGGCCAGACGGTCGTGCTGACCCGCACCTCCGCCCGTGCGACCCCGATGCCGCCCGGTGAGGACCTGCCGGCGCTCGGGCGGAGCCGGGCCACGATGGTGCTGCACCTGGCCGTCCAGCGCGTGGACGCCGTGGTGGAGGAGCTGATCCCGAACTATGGTGCCGACTGCCCCGTGGCCGTGGTCGCCCGCGCCAGCCGCGACGACGAGGTGATCCTGCGCGGCACGCTGGCCGACATCGCCGGGCAGGTGAAGGAGGCCGGGGTACGGCGCACGGCCGTGATCGTCGTCGGCGGGGTGCTCACGGCGTCGGAGTTCGTCGACAGCCACCTGTACTCGGCGGCCCGGGATCGCGGAGAGCACCCATGA
- a CDS encoding precorrin-8X methylmutase has product MAEPYGYVRDGAEIYRRSFATIRAEADLAGVPDDVARVAVRMIHACGMVDLVRDLAWSPGVVATARAALLAGAPIMCDATMVAAGVTRSRLPAANEVVCTLGDPRVPELARRLGTTRSAAALELWRDRLAGAVVAVGNAPTALFRLLELMDEGGGRPAAVLGLPVGFIGAAESKQALADYGDLPYLVVHGRRGGSALAAAAINAIATEKE; this is encoded by the coding sequence GTGGCGGAGCCGTACGGCTACGTGCGCGACGGTGCGGAGATCTATCGCCGCTCGTTCGCGACCATCCGCGCCGAAGCCGACCTGGCGGGCGTGCCCGACGACGTCGCGCGGGTGGCCGTGCGCATGATCCACGCCTGCGGCATGGTGGACCTCGTCCGGGATCTCGCCTGGTCGCCCGGCGTGGTCGCCACCGCGCGGGCCGCGCTGCTCGCCGGCGCGCCGATCATGTGCGACGCCACGATGGTCGCCGCCGGCGTGACCAGGTCCCGGCTGCCCGCGGCCAACGAGGTGGTCTGCACGCTGGGCGACCCCCGGGTGCCCGAGCTGGCCCGCCGCCTCGGCACCACCCGCAGCGCCGCCGCGCTGGAACTGTGGCGCGACCGCCTCGCCGGCGCGGTCGTCGCCGTCGGCAACGCGCCAACCGCCCTGTTCCGGCTACTGGAACTGATGGACGAGGGCGGTGGACGGCCCGCCGCCGTCCTCGGCCTCCCGGTCGGTTTCATCGGAGCCGCCGAGTCCAAGCAGGCCCTGGCCGATTACGGCGACCTCCCATACCTGGTCGTCCACGGCCGCCGCGGCGGAAGCGCACTGGCAGCGGCAGCCATCAACGCGATCGCAACCGAGAAAGAGTGA
- a CDS encoding precorrin-2 C(20)-methyltransferase: MPAKGWLRGVGVGPGDPELVTVKAARVIGAAEVIAYHSARHGRSVARAVAAPYLRDGQIEEALVYPVTTETTRHPGGYQGAIDEFYEDCARRLAAHLDAGRDVVVLCEGDPFFYGSYMHMHKRLAHRYPTEVVPGVTSVSAASAVLGRPLVEREESLTVLPGTLPPDTLAARMAEPGSLAVLKLGRTFPAVRDALDRAGRLGEAWYVERATSDRQRIAPLAEVNPAEVPYFSLAIIPSRAGARLPTATPAPGEASHGGTVPYGTHHGEAERRESVPFSAEQSRGEVERREVVPVPVEQGSHGGAVAYGEVELRGPGSVPDGQVGRGDVRRGEVAVVGLGPAGQAWLTPEAQDALARADDLVGYGPYLDRVPPNPRQRRYPSDNRVEAERAAHALELAGAGSRVAVVSSGDPGVFAMAAAVLEVACEPRFADVPVRVVPGLTAAQAVAARAGAPLGHDYCVLSLSDRLKPWDVIAARLTAAARADLVIAIYNPASRARRRQVEAARDLLLRHRAPDTPVVVGRDVGGPAENVHITTLDKLDVNDIDMRCLLLIGSSTTRHATRNGGPAVYTPRRYPA; this comes from the coding sequence GTGCCGGCGAAAGGGTGGTTGCGCGGGGTCGGGGTGGGGCCGGGGGATCCGGAGTTGGTGACCGTCAAGGCCGCCCGGGTCATCGGCGCGGCCGAGGTGATCGCCTACCACAGCGCGCGGCACGGGCGCAGCGTCGCGCGGGCCGTCGCCGCGCCGTACCTGCGGGACGGGCAGATCGAGGAGGCCCTCGTCTACCCGGTCACGACCGAGACGACCCGGCACCCGGGCGGGTACCAGGGCGCCATCGACGAGTTCTACGAGGACTGCGCCCGCCGCCTCGCCGCCCATCTCGACGCCGGGCGCGACGTCGTCGTGCTCTGCGAGGGCGACCCGTTCTTCTACGGCTCGTACATGCACATGCACAAGCGGCTCGCGCACCGCTACCCGACCGAGGTCGTGCCCGGGGTCACCTCGGTGAGCGCCGCCTCGGCGGTGCTGGGCCGTCCGCTGGTCGAGCGCGAGGAGTCCCTGACCGTCCTGCCCGGCACGCTGCCGCCGGACACGCTGGCCGCGCGCATGGCCGAGCCCGGCTCCCTGGCGGTGCTCAAGCTCGGCCGCACGTTCCCCGCGGTCCGCGACGCGCTCGACCGCGCGGGCCGCCTCGGCGAGGCCTGGTACGTCGAGCGCGCCACCAGCGACCGGCAGCGCATCGCCCCTCTCGCCGAAGTGAACCCGGCCGAGGTCCCGTACTTCTCACTCGCGATCATCCCCAGTAGGGCCGGTGCCCGTCTCCCCACCGCCACCCCGGCGCCGGGCGAGGCGAGCCACGGCGGCACGGTGCCGTACGGGACGCATCATGGCGAGGCGGAGCGGCGCGAGTCGGTCCCGTTCTCGGCCGAGCAGAGCCGTGGCGAGGTGGAGCGGCGTGAGGTGGTGCCGGTTCCGGTCGAGCAGGGGAGCCATGGCGGAGCGGTGGCGTATGGGGAGGTAGAGCTGCGGGGGCCGGGGTCGGTTCCGGACGGGCAGGTGGGTCGGGGGGACGTGCGGCGGGGGGAGGTGGCCGTTGTGGGGCTTGGGCCTGCGGGGCAGGCGTGGCTGACGCCTGAGGCACAGGACGCGCTGGCCCGTGCCGACGACCTCGTGGGGTACGGCCCGTACCTGGACCGGGTGCCGCCCAACCCGCGTCAGCGGCGGTACCCGTCCGACAACCGCGTGGAGGCCGAGCGCGCCGCCCACGCCCTGGAACTGGCCGGGGCAGGCTCGCGCGTGGCCGTCGTCTCCTCAGGTGACCCGGGCGTCTTCGCCATGGCGGCGGCGGTGCTGGAGGTGGCGTGCGAGCCGAGGTTCGCCGACGTGCCGGTGCGCGTGGTGCCCGGGCTGACCGCGGCCCAGGCGGTCGCCGCCCGCGCGGGCGCGCCGCTCGGCCACGACTACTGCGTCCTGTCCCTGTCCGACCGGCTCAAGCCCTGGGACGTCATCGCCGCCCGCCTGACCGCCGCCGCCCGCGCCGACCTCGTGATCGCCATCTACAACCCGGCCTCACGCGCCCGCCGCCGGCAGGTGGAGGCGGCCCGCGACCTGCTACTGCGGCACCGCGCCCCGGACACTCCCGTCGTGGTCGGGCGCGACGTCGGCGGCCCCGCCGAGAACGTCCACATCACGACCCTGGACAAGCTGGACGTCAACGACATCGACATGCGCTGCCTGCTACTGATCGGCTCCTCAACAACCCGCCACGCCACCCGAAACGGCGGCCCTGCCGTCTACACCCCCCGCCGCTACCCGGCCTGA
- a CDS encoding cobalt-precorrin-6A reductase: protein MTAGVLILGGTGEARRLAAALAGRPEVRVVSSLAGRVSDPRLPEGEVRVGGFGGPELMAAWLRDQRIRAVVDATHPFAERITVSAVRATEQAGVPLLVLRRPGWRAEKGDDWHWARSLEEAAASLPSLGRRVFLTTGRQGLPVFAGLDALWFLIRTVDPPEPPLPARHHLILDRGPYTPDGERSLMREHRIDVLVTKDSGGTMTVAKLAAARDLGLPVVVVRRPPLPDCRVAETVEAALAWVRTLL from the coding sequence GTGACGGCGGGGGTGCTGATACTCGGCGGCACGGGGGAGGCGCGGCGGCTGGCGGCGGCGCTCGCGGGCCGTCCGGAGGTGCGCGTGGTCTCGTCGCTGGCCGGGCGGGTGAGCGACCCGCGGCTGCCGGAGGGCGAGGTCCGCGTCGGCGGGTTCGGCGGCCCGGAGCTGATGGCCGCATGGCTTCGTGACCAGCGCATACGCGCGGTGGTCGACGCCACGCACCCCTTCGCGGAGCGGATCACCGTCTCCGCCGTCCGGGCCACCGAACAGGCCGGGGTCCCGCTGCTGGTGCTCAGGCGTCCGGGCTGGCGCGCCGAGAAGGGGGACGACTGGCACTGGGCGCGGTCGCTGGAGGAGGCCGCCGCGTCCCTGCCCTCCCTGGGCCGCAGGGTCTTCCTGACGACCGGCCGCCAGGGCCTGCCCGTGTTCGCGGGCCTGGACGCATTGTGGTTCCTGATCCGCACGGTGGACCCGCCCGAGCCGCCCCTGCCCGCGCGCCACCACCTCATCCTGGACCGCGGGCCGTACACCCCGGACGGCGAGCGGTCGCTGATGCGCGAGCACCGGATCGACGTCCTGGTGACCAAGGACAGCGGCGGGACGATGACCGTGGCCAAACTGGCCGCCGCCCGGGATCTCGGCCTGCCGGTCGTCGTCGTACGCCGCCCGCCGCTACCGGACTGCCGCGTGGCCGAGACCGTGGAGGCCGCACTCGCCTGGGTGCGTACCTTGCTGTGA
- a CDS encoding nitrite/sulfite reductase, whose product MEVVDFPERARRDACPGALQTHPAADGAVARVRVPGGLLTARRLRELGAAAADLGSGVVELTSRANVQVRGLTGPAAARFAERMAAAGLLPSATHERVRNILASPLAGLDGRGLLEIAPLVRELDAMLVSRPALAELPGRFLFTLDDGRGDVAHLPADIAYIPLSVPASAESPLRSPHRPPAPAYEPATSMHEPATSAHEPAASASKPAVSVQGVVLLAGRDTGLRAGPHEAVNLMIDAAEAFLAERAARGSAAWRVAELTDGPEAITTRLPAPPRSSAPGRAAAGEAVLPREPGAPLLGLMPQADGRVALVVMPPLGRLTAAQTAVLAAAARVGSGEVRLTPWRGVIVPGLAPEDAEQCRSRSEEAGLVTDPRSPWSGVSSCAGRPGCEKSLSDVQSDAAQATHQAATTYFTPQGGPGPATVEAAGPRGVPLPVHWVGCERRCGRPSGDAVLVVATGDGYRVEAGGGSVRAADIEDVAAAVTAAREAR is encoded by the coding sequence GTGGAGGTCGTGGACTTTCCCGAGCGGGCGCGGCGGGACGCCTGTCCCGGTGCCCTGCAGACGCATCCCGCGGCGGACGGCGCCGTGGCCCGGGTCCGCGTCCCGGGAGGGCTGCTCACGGCCAGGCGGCTGCGCGAACTCGGCGCGGCGGCGGCGGACCTCGGCTCGGGGGTCGTCGAGCTGACCTCGCGGGCGAACGTGCAGGTACGCGGGCTCACCGGCCCGGCCGCGGCACGATTCGCCGAGCGGATGGCCGCCGCCGGCCTCCTCCCTTCGGCCACGCACGAACGGGTGCGGAACATCCTGGCCTCCCCCTTGGCGGGGCTGGACGGCCGCGGGCTCCTGGAAATCGCCCCGCTGGTCCGTGAGTTGGACGCCATGCTGGTCTCCCGCCCGGCCCTCGCCGAACTCCCCGGCCGCTTCCTGTTCACCCTGGACGACGGCCGCGGCGACGTCGCCCACCTCCCCGCCGACATCGCGTACATCCCCCTGTCGGTCCCCGCATCCGCTGAGTCTCCGCTCCGCTCCCCTCACCGGCCGCCCGCACCCGCTTACGAGCCGGCCACATCCATGCACGAGCCCGCCACGTCCGCTCACGAGCCGGCCGCGTCCGCTAGTAAGCCGGCCGTATCCGTCCAGGGCGTGGTTCTGCTGGCCGGGCGGGACACCGGTCTGCGGGCGGGGCCGCACGAGGCCGTGAACCTCATGATCGACGCCGCGGAGGCGTTCCTCGCCGAGCGCGCGGCGCGGGGTTCCGCCGCCTGGCGCGTCGCGGAACTGACCGACGGCCCCGAAGCGATCACCACGCGCCTCCCCGCGCCCCCTCGATCTTCGGCACCGGGTCGCGCTGCGGCAGGTGAGGCCGTACTCCCCCGGGAGCCGGGTGCCCCGCTACTCGGGCTGATGCCGCAGGCCGACGGGCGGGTGGCGCTCGTCGTCATGCCGCCACTCGGACGGCTGACGGCCGCGCAGACGGCCGTGCTGGCGGCGGCGGCGCGCGTGGGGTCGGGCGAGGTGCGGCTGACGCCGTGGCGCGGCGTGATCGTGCCCGGACTGGCCCCGGAGGACGCGGAGCAGTGTCGATCGCGGTCGGAGGAGGCCGGGCTGGTCACCGATCCGCGTTCCCCATGGAGCGGGGTGTCATCCTGCGCCGGGCGGCCAGGATGCGAGAAGTCCCTCTCCGACGTCCAGTCCGACGCCGCCCAAGCCACCCACCAGGCCGCCACCACCTACTTCACCCCACAGGGCGGTCCCGGCCCCGCCACAGTCGAGGCCGCCGGTCCTCGCGGCGTGCCGCTGCCGGTGCACTGGGTGGGGTGTGAGCGTCGGTGTGGGCGGCCGAGCGGGGATGCCGTGCTGGTGGTGGCCACTGGGGATGGGTACCGGGTCGAGGCTGGAGGCGGGAGCGTGCGCGCCGCGGACATCGAGGACGTCGCCGCCGCCGTCACCGCGGCCCGCGAGGCGCGCTGA